Below is a genomic region from Catenuloplanes atrovinosus.
GCAACCAGCCCTACAGCCCCAGCCAGTGCACAAAGCAACCAGCCCTACAGCCCCAGCCAGTGCGGGGAGCAACCAGCCCTACAGCCCCAGCCAGTGCAGAAGGAGACCAGCCCTATGGTCCCGGCCAGTGCGGGAAGCAACCGGCCCTACAGCCCCAGCCAGTGCGCAAAGCGACCAGCCCTACAGCCCCGGCCAGTGCGGCGAGCGGGCGGCACCGGATGCCGGCCTGGCGGGGTCAGCTGGCCGGGGCGGGCTGACGGGAGGTGACCAGGTCGCCGAGACGTTCGCGACCGCCGTCGAAGGCGGTCAGCACCCAGATGCCGTCCTCCAGCAGCGCCATCGAGTGCTCGACGTGCGCGGCCACCGACCGGTCCTTGGTGATCACCGTCCAGCCGTCGGACAGCTCCACCGACTTCGGCGAGCCGAGCGTGATCATCGGCTCGATCGCCAGGCACAGCCCGTTCGTCAGCGAGATGCCGCGGCCCGGCCGGCCATAGTTGAGCACGTGCGGGTCCTGGTGCATCTCCGTGCCGATGCCGTGCCCGCCGTACCCCTCGACGATGCCGTAACGGCCGCCGGCGCGCACCGCGCGCTCCACCGCGTAGGAGATGTCAGACAGCTTGCCCCGCCCGGAGGCCGCGCCGCGCGCCGCCGCGGCCAGACCGGCCCACATCGCGTCCTCCGCGACCGCG
It encodes:
- the map gene encoding type I methionyl aminopeptidase, giving the protein MRRQQLKIQLKTTEQIVKMRAAGLVVAEALERMRQAVAPGVSTADLDAIAESVIRDAGAVPSFKGYHGYPATICSSVNEQIVHAIPSEKQVLQEGDLISIDCGAVLDGWHGDSAITVAVGEVRPELAKMAAVAEDAMWAGLAAAARGAASGRGKLSDISYAVERAVRAGGRYGIVEGYGGHGIGTEMHQDPHVLNYGRPGRGISLTNGLCLAIEPMITLGSPKSVELSDGWTVITKDRSVAAHVEHSMALLEDGIWVLTAFDGGRERLGDLVTSRQPAPAS